A genomic stretch from Salarias fasciatus chromosome 18, fSalaFa1.1, whole genome shotgun sequence includes:
- the LOC115405339 gene encoding CCN family member 1-like, giving the protein MWKVLVIASLCVSLASAWCPKHCRCPSEVPACPGGASLVLDSCGCCKVCARQLFEDCSRTRPCDSAKGLECNFGGGFASVKGVCRARSEGRTCEYNGRIFQNGETFRPNCKHQCTCMDGSVGCVSLCPQKLSLAKLGCAKPKRVKAPGGCCEQLVCPKGTKTGKKERRKHRKEQENDPIIKNKLMPYRMEESKALSVFRNRLMGHVGAPCVPQTTAWSPCSRSCGTGVSTRLTNRNARCKLQEEARLCKVQPCKPTTLKKQQKWTHTESPAVL; this is encoded by the exons ATGTGGAAAGTCTTAGTCATTGCATCTCTTTGTGTTTCACTG GCGTCAGCATGGTGTCCGAAGCACTGCCGCTGTCCCTCCGAGGTACCAGCCTGTCCCGGAGGGGCCAGTCTCGTTCTGGACAGTTGTGGATGTTGTAAAGTTTGTGCCCGGCAGCTGTTTGAAGACTGCAGCCGGACGCGGCCGTGCGACAGCGCCAAAGGGCTGGAGTGCAACTTCGGAGGTGGATTTGCCTCCGTTAAAGGCGTCTGCAGAG ccAGATCCGAGGGGAGAACCTGCGAGTACAACGGCAGAATCTTCCAGAACGGGGAGACCTTCCGTCCAAACTGCAAGCACCAGTGCACGTGCATGGACGGATCGGTCGGGTGCGTCTCTTTGTGCCCTCAAAAGCTCTCGTTGGCCAAACTGGGCTGTGCCAAACCCAAAAGGGTGAAGGCGCCAGGAGGGTGCTGTGAACAACTCGTCTGCCCCAAGGGAACGAAGACGGGGAAGAAAGAGAGACGGAAGCACAGGAAGGAGCAAGAAAACGATCCCATCATCAAAAACAAGCTGATGCCTTACAGGATGGAGGAATCCAAGGCTTTATCTG TCTTCAGGAACCGTCTGATGGGTCACGTGGGGGCCCCATGTGTGCCGCAGACCACAGCTTGGTCCCCGTGCTCCAGGTCTTGTGGTACGGGAGTCTCCACCCGCCTGACCAACAGAAACGCTCGGTGCAAACTGCAGGAGGAAGCACGCCTTTGTAAAGTCCAACCCTGTAAACCAACGACTCTAAAG AAACAGCAGAAGTGGACGCACACGGAAAGTCCAGCTGTCCTGTGA
- the LOC115405340 gene encoding outer dense fiber protein 2-like, whose protein sequence is MSAEEELHSPSLGLTSSGEGIPMNVCDLDNSDDLGGKSRAQSCLHVEPSESEIRSFRRQSSFLQTLMDAEAAANSAVVQLLSFQDAAEEELACAKDKQWIARQVQLLLDKLKDFRKVNKSVRQGLKQLQDSEADRSEVDHQMVVLQKKIQQAESENEHLKKDLSETQQRVNQLMDLHKEEQENIKSAVHITKSVEATRAHLQGQLRNKEAQNNRLSIQLRTLERTVVEQKLQIADLRASVASAGEKAAQEKESLKKAARAQKLRAERFEVAVEKCYAQLREKDSQLSKAREDAESSRLQAEREADEKDKLCALADSLNRQIAELTARLQETDRLTGDLHVNNALLKITELEAEVDEWRIKYMDLVSETEKWRERKEAEVDQARRELQGRADELKAQRRSLSDTEQSLSDCWLHLQRLERSSSEKAQSIRQLQAQMKSEAELLSSSEEMKGSIQEANSQLQEHVHSLQKRMDMLQLENLELVRRLAAQDEALGCSSRQLDRRSCECQALNRQLEAALADVRQQVIRVKEQAASREEALQNKILQLEAERSRRLDELRLLRHSKVTAQKQFEARLKQLQLSLDRSESHKQSIQNYLDFLRKSYRTIFSEG, encoded by the exons ATGTCTGCagaggaggagctccacagtCCCTCACTTGGTCTAACCTCCTCCGGGGAGGGTATTCcaatgaatgtgtgtgatttagACAACAGTGATGATCTGGGAGGAAAGAGCAGAGCTCAGAGCTGTCTCCACGTAGAACCCTCAGAGTCTGAGATCAGAAG CTTCAGAAGACAGAGCTCCTTCCTACAAACACTGATGGATGCAGAAGCAGCTGCCAACTCAGCTGTAGTACAGCTTTTGTCTTTTCAAGATGCTGCGGAGGAGGAATTGGCT TGTGCCAAAGACAAGCAGTGGATTGCAAGACAGGTTCAACTCCTCCTGGACAAGTTGAAGGATTTTAGAAAAGTCAACAAATCTGTGCGTCAGGGACTGAAACAGCTCCAGGATTCAGAG GCTGATCGAAGTGAGGTGGACCATCAGATGGTCGTCCTGCAGAAGAAGATTCAACAGGCTGAGAGTGAAAATGAG CATCTGAAGAAAGACTTGAGTGAAACTCAGCAGAGAGTGAATCAGCTGATGGATCTTCACAAGGAAGAACAG GAAAACATCAAGAGCGCGGTCCACATCACCAAGTCGGTGGAGGCAACTCGCGCTCATCTGCAGGGGCAGCTGCGAAACAAGGAGGCTCAAAACAACCGGCTCAGCATCCAGTTGAGG ACTCTGGAGAGGACGGTGGtcgagcagaagctgcagattGCCGATCTGAGAGCGTCCGTCGCCTCCGCGGGTGAGAAGGCGGCGCAGGAGAAGGAATCCCTGAAGAAGGCCGCCAGAGCTCAGAAGCTGCGAGCCGAGAGGTTCGAAGTCGCCGTGGAGAAATGCTACGCTCAGCTGAGGGAGAAG gattctcAGCTGTCCAAAGCCCGTGAAGACGCAGAgtccagcaggctgcaggccgAGCGGGAGGCGGATGAGAAGGACAAACTCTGTGCTCTGGCCGACTCCCTGAACAG GCAAATTGCAGAGCTGACGGCGAGGCTGCAGGAGACGGACAGGCTAACCGGAGACCTCCACGTTAATAATGCACTGCTCAAG ATCACAGAGCTGGAAGCCGAGGTTGACGAATGGAGGATAAAATACATGGATCTTGTGAGTGAGACGGAGAAGTGGCGGGAAAGAAAGGAGGCCGAAGTGGATCAG GCGAGGCGGGAGCTGCAGGGCCGAGCAGACGAGCTGAAGGCGCAGCGCCGGTCACTGAGCGACACCGAGCAGAGCCTCTCCGACTGCTGGCTCCACCTGCAGCGcctggagaggagcagctcagaAAAGGCCCAGTCCATTAGACAACTGCAGGCTCAG ATGAAGAGCGAAGCCGAACTGCTGAGCTCCTCCGAGGAAATGAAAGGCTCCATTCAGGAGGCCAACTCACAGCTGCAGGAGCACGTCCACTCCCTCCAGAA gaggatggacatgctgcagctggagaacctggagctgGTGCGGAGGCTGGCGGCTCAGGACGAAGCTCTGGGCTGCAGCAGCCGGCAGCTGGACCGGCGGTCCTGTGAGTGCCAGGCCCTGAACCGGCAGCTGGAGGCGGCTTTGGCAGACGTCAGGCAGCAG GTCATCAGGGTGAAGGAGCAGGCGGCGTCCAGAGAAGAAGCTCTGCAGAATAAGATCCTGCAGCTGGAAGCCGAGAGGAGCCGGAGGCTGGACGAGCTGAGGCTTCTGCGTCACAGCAAAGTCACG GCGCAGAAGCAGTTCGAGGCTcgtctgaagcagctgcagctcagcctgGACCGATCCGAGAGCCACAAGCAGAGCATCCAGAACTACCTGGACTTCCTCAGAAAGTCTTATCGGACCATATTCAGCGAAGGGTGA
- the ift22 gene encoding intraflagellar transport protein 22 homolog — MFKAKILFVGPNESGKTVLANFLSDMSENLGGEYRPTQGVRIVEFESQPEGSADNKTCEVELWDCSGDFKFESCWPALMKDSSGVVIVFNPDVPSHLKEIERWHSMFVSSQGLQDGQCLLVAHHKPGSGVEEGRLPLASHLSRLPLIHSNLEKEPEDMRQAFCRYLGNVVTAMSESREREEMSIIT; from the exons ATGTTCAAGGCTAAAATCCTCTTCGTTGGTCCCAATGAG agtGGGAAAACGGTTCTCGCCAACTTTCTCTCCGACATGTCAGAAAACCTGGGAGGAGAATACAGACCGACTCAGGGAGTCAG GATAGTAGAGTTTGAATCACAGCCTGAGGGAAGTGCGGACAACAAGACATGTGAGGTTGAACTTTGGGACTGCTCAGGGGATTTCAA GTTTGAGTCTTGCTGGCCCGCACTGATGAAGGACTCCAGCGGCGTGGTGATCGTCTTCAACCCCGACGTCCCCAGCCACCTCAAGGAGATCGAGAGGTGGCACTCGATGTTCGTCAGCTCCCAGGGTCTGCAGGACGGCCAGTGCCTGCTGGTGGCCCACCATAAGCCCGGCagcggggtggaggagggacggcTGCCTCTGG CGTCACATCTGAGCAGACTGCCGCTTATCCACTCCAACCTGGAGAAGGAGCCCGAGGACATGAGGCAGGCTTTCTGCAGGTACCTGGGGAACGTTGTGACCGCCATGTCGGAGAGTCGAGAGCGAGAGGAGATGTCCATCATCACATGA